AAGATATTTTTTTATGATCAATATCATATCCAATAACTTGATTGTGTTGTGCTAACAATAAAGCATTAGATAATCCTACGTATCCCATTCCAACAATTGTAATTTTCATAAAATTTTTACTTATATTTGATTAATAAATATTTATAAATTAAATAATTTTGGTGAAATATATGGTATTTCTTCTTTTCTTATGGTGAATATTTCACATCCATATTTTGTAACTCCTAAAGTATGTTCATATTGTGCTGACAAACTATGATCTTGTGTTTTTACTGTCCATCCATCTTTCATGAGAAAGACATTATGATGTCCAGCATTAATCATAGGTTCAATAGTAAATGTCATTCCTTTTTTTAAAATTAATTGATTATCATTAGATTGATAATGTAAAATTTGAGGTTCTTCATGAAATTTTTTGCCAATTCCATGACCACAATATTCACGAACAACAGAATATTTGTGATTTTCAACAAATTTTTGTATTGTTTCCCCTATGGCATTTAGTTTAATACCAGGTTTAATAATTTTTAGTGCTAAATATAAAGATTTTTGTGCTATTTTACATATTTTTTTTGTTTTATTTGTTTTTTCTCCTACAATAAACATTTTTGATGTATCACCATAAAATCCATTTTTAATAATAGTAACATCAATATTTATAATATCTTTATTTTTTAATATTACTTTTTTGTTTGGAATTCCATGACATACAACATCATTGACAGATGTACAAATAGATTTTGGAAAACCATGATAATTCAAACAAGCTGGTATAGCTTTTTGTTCATTAATAATGTATTGATGACAAATATCATTAATTTCTTCTGTAGAAATCCCAATTTTTATATATGGTTCTATCATTTCTAAAACTTCTGCTGCTAATTTTCCTGAAATTCTCATTTTTTCTATTTCTTCTTTTGATTTAATAAAAACTGTCATATATTTATCCTATTTTATTATTTTTTCATGATATAATTTTATGGAATATATTCTATAAAATTAGAATGTATTTTTTATATTTTATACATAGTGCATAATGTTATGGTGTATAAAATTTATATGATAATATATCAATTTGTTTTAAAAAAATGAAATATGTTATATATTCAAAAATATCACTTCTATTATATTACAGGAGAATATAATGAATAAAGTTTCTATACGTGATATGTTGAAAGCTGGAGTACATTTTGGTCATCAAAGTAAATTTTGGAATCCAAAAATGAAAGATTACATTTTTGGAAAACAAAATAGAATACATATTATCAATTTAGAAAAAACAGCTTTTATGTTTAATGTAGCATTACAAGAATTGAAAAAAATAGCTTCTCAGAAAGGAAAAATATTGTTTGTTGGCACAAAACGTGCAGCTAGTAAATATATAAAAGAAACTGCAAAAAATTGCAAACAATATTTTATTAATCATAGATGGTTAGGGGGGACATTAACAAATTGGAAAACAGTGAGACAATCTATTAAACGTTTAAAAGAATTAGAAAAACAATCTCAGGATGGTACTTTTAAGAAATTAACTAAAAAAGAAGCATTGATAAGAACAAGGGAATTAAATAAATTAGAAAATAGTTTAAGTGGAATTAAAAATATGGGTGGTTTGCCTGATGCATTGTTTATTATTGACGCAGATCATGAGTATATTGCAGTGCAAGAAGCTAATAAATTAGGTATTCCTATTTTTGCAATTGTTGATACAAATACTAATCCAGAAAATATTGACTATGTAATTCCTGGTAATGATGATGCAATGCGTGCAATTAAATTTTATTTAAATACTGTTGAGGATTTATTTAATGACATAAATAAAAAATCAAGTGTTCATGAAAAAATTTATCAGTAATATTAATTATTTTTTTAAATATTTTTATTTCATTTTTTTAAAAAAAAACAGTAGTATTTTATAAAAAAATAATTCTTTGGAAGTATTTTATGTCTAAAATCAATTTATCTTTAATAAAAGAATTACGCAATCGTACTGGAGTAGGAATAACTACTTGTAAATCTGCACTACTTCAATCTAATGGAGATATAGAACTAGCTATACAGAATTTGCGTATTATTGGAAAAATTAAAGCTTCAAAAAAATCAATTAATGCAGTTAATTCTGGTATTATATTAGCCAAAATGTCTTTGGAAAAAGATTTTGTTGCAATGTTACAATTGAGTTGTGAAACAGATTTTGTATCTAGAGAACAAAATTTTTTAAATTTTGGACAAAATATTATTCAATATGTTGTAAATAATAAAATAGACGATCTTAATTTCATTCAAAAAAAATATGAAGAAAAAAGAATAGAAATTTTATCTAAATTAGGAGAAAATATTCAAATTACAAAATTATCAACTTTAGTGTCTAGTCAATTAGATTATTATTTGCATAATAATCGAATTGGAGTATTAATTTCTTTAGATGGAGAAAAAAATAATAAAAAATTAATTCATGATCTTGCAATACATATTGCAGCTTCTAATCCAGAATATATTAACCAAGAAGATATACCGAAAGATATAATTGAAAAAGAAAAAAAAATACAATTTAAAATAATTAAAAAGTCTACATCACCAAGAAAATTGATGGAAAAAATTATATCTGCTCGTATTAACAAATTTATTGATGATATAGTTTTAACTAAACAACAATTTATTTTTGATCAAACTAAAACAGTTTATCAAGTTTTGAAAGAAAATAATATGATAATAAAAAAATTTGTTCGTTTTGAACTTAATAAATAGTAATCATTAATTATTTTTATACAAAAAAATATTGTTTTAAAAACCGTCAAAAGACGGTTTTTTTTAATTATTTTTTCTTATATAATATTTTAAAAAAATAAAAAATATATTTTTTATTTGTTAAATAATTTTTATTTGGATTCAATATTATGTTGAAAAATCAAAAACCAATATATAATTGTATATTATTAAAAATTAGTGGAGAAGCTTTACAAGGTTCAGAATCTTTTGGTATTGACGCTAATATTTTAAAAAAAATTTCTCATGAAATAAAAGAAATTACAGAATTAAATGTAAAAATTGGAATTGTTATTGGAGGTGGCAATATTTTAAGAGGAGCAAAATTAGAAAATATAGGAATAAGCCGTATTGTAGGAGATTATATGGGTATGTTATCAACTACAATTAATGGACTAGCAATGTGTGATTACTTAAATCGAATCTCTGTAGATGCTAAACTAATTTCTGCAATTCCTTTAAATGGAATCTCTTCTTATTATAATTGTATGGATAGTATAAAATTAGTTAATAGTGGAAAAGTATTAATTTTTTCTTCAGGTACAGGAAATCCATTTTTTACAACCGATTTAGCAGCTTGTTTACGTGCTATAGAAATTAAAGCAGATATTATTTTAAAAGCAACAAAAGTTGATGGTGTATATTCATCAGATCCATTAAAATATTTAGATGCTATTTTTTATAAAAAATTAAATTATGAAGATGTTTTATCAAAAAGATTAAAAATAATGGATTTAGCTGCTTTAATTATTGCAAGAGATTATAAATTACCAATTCGTGTATTTAATATGAATAAAATAGGTGCATTACGTAAAATTGTTATGGGAGGGAACGAAGGAACAATTTTAACTTCCCATTAATTTTATTAATTCAAAAAAAATTTTCATTTTTTTTAAAATATAGTTGTAAGGAAATCTATATGATAAATGAAATTCAACATAATACAAAAAAATATATGTTGAAAAGTTTAGATCTTTTTAAAGATACTATACAAAAAATTAGAACTGGTAGACCATCAATACATTTATTAGACCATATTATGGTTGAATATTATGGTGTTTTTACACCTTTAAATAAATTAGCAAATGTTGTACTAGAAAATAATAATTTATTAATGATTACAGTTTTTGATGCTACAGCAGTATCTAATATTCAAAAATCGATTTTATCATCGAATTTAAACTTATATCCATCTATTATGGAGCATAATAAAATACGTATTCCATTACCAGAATTAACATATGAAAGAAAAAAAGAATTTATTAAAACAGTTATTTTTTATAGCGAACAAAGTAAAATTTCAATTAGAAATATACGTAGAGAATCTAATGAAAAAATTAAAAAGTTAGTTAAAAAAAAAAATGTTACTAAAGATGACGAATATCGTTTACTTGCTGATATTCAAAAAATTACTGATTTTTTTATTAATGAAATAGATTTATTATTAAAAAAAAAAATAAAAGAATTGAAAGGGAACTAATTTTTTATATATAGAGTTATATATTAATGATTAATTTAACTATTTTAGGATCTACTGGATCTATCGGACGAACAACATTATCAATAGTAAGAAAATATCCAAAAAAATTTACAATTATTGTTTTAGTAGCAAATAAAAATTTTCTTCTTTTATCTGAACAATGTTTATTTTTTAAACCAAAATATGCAGTTATGTCAGATGAAGATTCTGCAAATAAATTAAAAATTATTTTGAATCAAGCTGGTTCTTTGACAAAAGTATTATGTGGAAATAAAGAAATATTTCAAATTATTTCAATAAGTGAAGTAGATCAAATAGTGTGTGCTACAACAGGTATTGCAGGTTTACCGTTGATATTTGCTGCAATTCGTCAAGGAAAACGTATTTTATTAGCTAATAAAGAATCATTGGTTGTGAGTGGAAATATGTTTTTTAAAATGGTTAAAAAATATAATGCTCAAGTTTTTCCAATTGATAGCGAACACAATGCAATTTTTCGTATTTTACCTAGTGAAGCAAAAAAAAAATTAGGTTTTATTAATCTTAAAAGATATGGAATAAAGAATATTATTCTAACTGGTTCTGGAGGTCCATTTAAAAATGTTCCAATAAACCAACTAAAATTTGTTACTCCAAAACAAGCATGTCAACATCCTATTTGGTCAATGGGAAACAAAATTTCTGTTGATTCAGCTACTATGATGAATAAAGGTCTTGAATATATTGAAGCTCATTATCTTTTTAACGCTGATTTAAAAGAAATTGAAATTGTTATTCATCCTCAATCTATTATACATTCTATGATTCGATATGAAGATGGTACAATAATTGCACAATTTGGAATCCCTGATATGAAGATACCTATTGCTTATAGTATGGGATATCCACATTCTTCATTTTTTTTTAATCCTATTTCTATTGATTTTAAAAAATTATCTTCAGTTACTTTTTCTAATCCAAATTATTCTCGATACCCTTGTCTAAAATTAGCAATTGACGCATGTCGTGAAGGACAAGTTTATATTATTGCACTAAATGCAATTAATGAAATTGCAGTAGAATATTTTTTAAAAGAAAAGATTAAATTTACAGATATTGCAAAAATTAATAGAAATATTTTAGAAAAAATAAATTTTAAAAAACCATCAAGTTTAAATGAAATTTTAGAAATCGATAACGAAATACGTCAAATTACAATAAAATTTATAAAATTGTTTAAAACATAATTGAACATTAATTTAATTTTTGTAATAAATTTTTTTGATAAAAATTTAAATATTAATAAAAATTTTAAAATTGTATTTTTATTAAAATCTTATTTTATATAAGATATTATATAACTTTCTTTAAAAGAATGTTTTTATAAAATAAGGAATGTTTGTATATGAAATTTATGCATAGTGATAGTTTACAACATCAAATTCCTAAACATGTTGCTATCATTATGGATGGTAATGGGCGTTGGGCTAAAAAACATGGTAAATTAAGGATAAATGGACATAAAGAAGGAATTAGAACTATACAAAAAGCAATAAGATTTGCTATGAAAAAAAATATTCAATCACTAACTTTATATGCTTTCAGTAGTGAAAATTGGAAACGTCCAAAAGAAGAAGTGAAAGGATTAATGAAATTGTTTATTTGGTTTTTAGATGAATTTATTAAAAATTTTAAATTTTATAATATAAAATTGTCAATTATAGGTGATATGACACGTTTTAAAGGTATATTAAAAAATAAAATAAAACGTGCAATTCATTTAACAGAAAATAATACAGGATTACAATTAAATATTGCAGCTAATTATGGAGGCAGATGGGATATTACGCATGGTATTAAAATTATAGCTGAAAAAATCAAGAAAGGATTGTTATCTCCAGAACATATTAATGAAGACATAGTGGATAAATTTATGAGTTTACATGATCAACCAAACGTAGATTTAATCATAAGAACAGGAAGAGAATATAGAATTAGTAATTTTCTTTTATGGCAGGCTGCTTATTCAGAATTTTATTTTACAGATGTATTATGGCCTGATTTTGATGAAACTGCATTTCAAACAGCTCTAGTAGCTTTTAATCAAAGAGAAAGAAGATTTGGTAAAATAATTTCTTAATATGTTTAATAAAAAATATAAAAATTTTTTTCTAAATTTAAATGATAGATTTATCACTAGTATGATATTATGTACGTTGATAAATTTTATTCTTTTTTTTTCTTCTTTATTTTATTTTAAGATTATTATCATTTTTTTTTCTTTTTTAATTTATTGGGAATGGAATCAATTTATTTGGTTAAAAAATAAAAAAAGGATATTATACGCAGTAGTATTTAGTTTAATTATATTAATTATTCAATTTTTTTTTGATAAAATTAATCAGTTAGAAAAAGAAAAAATTATAAAAATAATTTTGTTATTGTCATTGATATGGTGGATATTTTCAAGTTACTTAATTGTTAAATTTCCATTTTCTTCTTTTCTGTGGATAAAAAGAAAAATATTAAAAATATTATTTGGAATTTTAATATTTTTTCCTTTTATATTTAGTGTCATTTATTTGAGATCATTACAATATAATAATGATTATTATTATGGATCTTGGTTAATATGTTATGTTTTATTATTAATTTGTACTAAAGATATTTTTTCCTATTTTTTTGGCTCATTATTAGGAAAGAAGAAATTAGCTCCTTTAATTTCACCTTTTAAAACTTATGAAGGATTGGTATTAGGAATAATAATGAGTTTACTATTTTCATGGTTATTTTCATTATATATTCCAATATCTATACAAAATAGATTCATTATATCGTTATTAACTATCCTATCAGGTATTTTGGGAGATCTCACAGAAAGTATGTTTAAACGTTGCTTTAATATTAAAGATACTGGTAGTTTTTTACCTGGACATGGAGGTATTTTAGATAGAATAGATAGTTTATCAGCTGCTTTTCCAGTGTTTTTATTATTATTATTAATATTTTGAAATTTTTAAATAAGGAAAAAAATGAAATTCATTTTTATTCTAATAATTTCTATTACTACATTAGCAATATTAATTATTGTACATGAATCAGGACATTTTTTAGTTGCAAGATTTTTTGGCGTGCATGTTAAACGTTTTTCAATTGGATTTGGAAAAATTTTATTTAGAAAAAAAGATCGATTTGGTACAGAATTTGTTATTTCTTCAATACCATTTGGTGGCTATGTTAAAATAGCAGATGAAAGTTTTGATATATTAAAACAAAAATGCCGATTTTTTTTAAAAGATCGAGTGTTTACTACTCGTATTTTAATTATTCTTGGTGGATCAATTTTTAATTTTTTATTAGCAATATTAATATATTGGATAATTTTTATTTTTGGTTTATCGTTTTATAAACCTATAATTGGTATGGTAAGACCTAATTCAATTGCTTTTAATTCAAATTTTACACCTAATATGGAAATAAAATCTATTGATAATATTAAAACTCCAGATTGGAGTACTGTTAATTTAGTTTTAATAAATAAAATAGGACAAAATCAAGTCAATATTGAAGTTTTTTCTCATATAGATCAAAGTTCAATAAAAAAAATGATTGATTTAAGTCAATTAAATTTTAATAATTCAGAAAAAAATATTTTTCATCATTTAGGAATTTTTCCAGTACATAATTTACCTCAAAATGTTATAACGTATATAGAATTAAATTCTCCTTTTATAAATTCTGGATTAAAAATAGGAGATAGAATTATTTCAGTTAATAATAAAAAAATAAATTCAAATAATATTTTTGATTTTTGTGTTTCTGAATGTATTTACAATGATTCAATATTATTTAATATTGAACGAAATGGAAAAGAAATAAATTTAATTTCTAGATTAAAAATAAAAAATATTACTAAGTATAATAGTAAAAATAATTTTGGTATTTATTTATCATCTGATTTTATTCTAAATAAAAGTAAAATTATTGAAAAGCATCATCCCGTATCTGCTTTATATTATGCAATCAAAAAAGTATTTTATTTAATATATTTTATAAGTGGTATTATGATAAAAATGTTATTTAAAAACTTAGATTTTTATCATTTGAATGGGCCTATTTCTTTTGTAAAAGGTGTATCATTTTCTTTAAAAACAGGGTTAATTTATTATTTTATGTTCGTTTCTCTTATTAGCATAAATTTAGGTATTATTAATTTATTGCCTATTCCTATTTTAGATGGCGGTAATTTATTATTAATAATAATAGAAAAAATAAGAGGTAAAAAAATCTCTTTAAACACAGAGAAATTAATTTTTAACATTAGTATGTTATTTTTATTGATATTAATGGGATTTGCATTATTTAATGATTTGATTCATTTTTAATTAGTAGATATATAGGAAACTTTAAAATTGGTTTTTTTAATGAAATATTTGTTAATCTTTCTTTTTTCTTTTGTATCATGTCATGTAAAAGCATTAGAAAGTTTTTTATTAGAACATATTAATTTCGAAGGGTTAAATCGAATTTCTTATAAGACAGCAGTATCATATTTGCCCGTAAATCGAGGAGATCTTGTTACTGAAAAAGATGTAAAGAATATAATATATTCATTAAATTCTTCTGAATACTTTAATAATATTAAAGTTTTTAATGATAAAAATACATTACACATTTATGTAGAGGAAAAACCTTTAATAGCAAAAATTTCATTTTCAGGAAATAAATTAATTAAGAATGATATTATAAATAAATATTTACAAATATATAAAATATATACTTCTAATTTTTTAGATTTATCTAGGATTAAAAGAATAAAAAAAGAATTAGAAGAATTATATTACAGTATTGGAAATTACAATGCTAGTGTTAAAATTATTACTACTAATTTACCTAATAATTGTGTCAATTTAAATATAATTTTTCAAGAAAAAAATAGAGTTAAAATTAAAAAAATTAATATAGTGGGAAATAAGATATTTTCAACAGAACGTTTACTAAGTAATTTTGTATTACGTTATTCAATTCCTTTTTGGGATTTAATAGCAAATAAATATTATCATAAAGATATATTAAAAGAAGACTTAAAAAAATTAAAATTATTTTATTTAAATAAAGGATATATCAAATTTAATATTAATTCTGTTAATATCGCTATTACACCAGATAAAAGATACATTTATATTACTATTAATATTACTGAAGGTGATAGATATAAAATATCAGATATTTATTTTAATGGAGATATATCGCTTTATTATGAAAAAATAAAAAGTTTAGTTAAAATAAAAAAAAATTCGTTTTATAATCAATCATTAATTAATGATTGTGAAAATAAAATTAAAAGTTTTTTATCCTTGTATGGATATTCTTATCCTGACATTAATACTAGTATCAAAATAAATGAAAAAAATAAAAATATAAAATTAGAAATTAATATTTTTCATGGAAGAAGAATGTATGTAAGAAAAATAAGTTTTATAGGAAATTATTCTACTAAAGATTCTGTTTTGCGGAGAGAAATAAGACAATTTGAAGGAACATGGTTAAATTACGATTTAATTTTATTAGGTCAAAAAAGATTAAAAAGAACTGGTTTTTTTGAAGACGTTAATTTTGATATTAAAAATATACCTGGAATATTAGATCAAGTCGATGTATTTTATAAAATTAAAGAACGTAATAGTGGTTCAATGAATTTAGGAATAGGTTATGGTAGCAAAAGTGGATTAAGTGTACAAATATCAGTACAAGAAAATAATTTTTTAGGTACCGGTAATGCATTATCTATTAATGCTCGTAAGAATAAACATTCTAGTTATTTAGATTTGTCATTTGATAATCCTTATATTTCAACTAATTATATTAGTTTTAATAATCGTATATTTTATAATGATTTTAATGCAAAAAATGCAAATCTTTCAGTTTATAATAATAAAATCTATGGATTAGATGCTATTTTTGGTTTTCCATTATCTGAGAAAAATCATTTATATATTACTAATAGTTTTGTTCATAATTCATTATTTAATATGAATTCAGAAGTGAATATTTGGAATTATTTAAATAGCATGAATGCTATTGATAAACTTGATAAAAAAGAACATTTTAATACTAATGATTTTGCTTTAAATATTGGTTTAAATCGTAATAGTTTAGATCAGGCTTTATTTCCAACAAAAGGAAATAAAATACGTTTAGATTTAAAAGCTACAATACCAGGGTCAAAAAATGAATATTTCAAAATTCAATATAATACAAGTCAGTATTATCAAATAGTTAAAGATACAAAATGGGTATTATTAAATAAAATAAAAATAGGTTATGGAAATGGAATAAAAAATAAGTTGTTTCCATTTTACGAAAATTTTTACGCAGGTGGACCTGATAGTATCAGAGGATACTATTCTAATAATATAGGTCCAAAAGCAATTTATTTAAAAAAAAATGATCATAATAAATTAATGCCAGTATCAAATACTCCTTCATCTGATACAGTTGGTGGAAATGCAATTTTGACTTCTACATTAGAATTATTTTTTCCTACCCCATTTTTAAATCCAAGATATGTTACAGATTTTAGAACTTCCTTTTTTATTGATTTAGGAACTGTATGGAATACAAATTGGAATAAAATTCCTGAATTTTGGAGAGAGAAAATTCCGAATTATGGTAATATGTCTAATTTTAGAATTTCAGTTGGAACTTCATTGCAATGGTTATCTCCATTGGGTCCATTAGTTTTTTCATACGCTAAACCATTGAAAAATTATAAAAACGATAGAGTGGAAGAATTTCAATTTAATGTTGGTAAAACATGGTAGAACATATAAAAAATATTTTTTTAATTTTTTTAAGAAGAAGGAATTTAATATGAAAAATATATTTTTTATTATAAGTTTTTTTTTATTATCACATGATTTATATGCAGTTAAGATTGCTGTTATGAATACTGCAGAAGTGTTTGAAAAACTACCTATTCGTAGAGAAATTTTTCAAGAAATTCAAAAAAAATTTGAAATACGTATTGGTGAATTACAAAAAATGGAAGATGATTTAAAAAATCAGGCAAAAGAATTACAAAAAAATAATTCTTTATCTTATGATAAAGATATAAAAGAATTTGAGCAAAAACGTATAGATTTTATTAATAAAGCTAAAAAAATAGAAGAGGATAATCAGAAATATCAACAAGAAGAAAGTTTTAAAATATTTAAAATGATACAGGTTGCTATTAAAGAAATTGCGCTAAAAGATGGATATGATATTGTAATTGATGTTAATGGTATTCAATATAATAATAAAAAAGAATATTTAAATAATATTACTAATAAAGTAATTCAACAGGTTCAATAAAATCAATGAATACTATTAGATTAGCGGATTTAGCAATGCAATTAAATGCAAAATTATACGGTAATGGTGACATTTTAATAAAAAGCATTGCTCCTATTCATTCAGCTAAAAAAGGACAAATTACTTTTTTATCTGATAAACGTTATCGAATACATTTACCATTTTGCAAAGCAGATGCTATCATATTAAAACAGAAAGATTTATTTAATAATAGTAAAAAAATATCAGTTCTAGTTGTAAAGGATCCATATCTTGCCTATGCAAAAATTGCACAAATGTTAGATACTACTCCAAAACCATCTCAGGATATACATCTTTCTGCTGTTATAGATAAATCTGTAAAAATTGGTAGAAATATTTCTATAGGTGCAAATACAGTAATAGACTCTAATGTTTATGTAGGAAATAATGTTATTATTGGTGCTGGTTGTTTCATTGGGAAAAATGTTAGTATTAAAGAATATACTAAAATATGGGCAAATGTTTCTATTTATCATAACGTAAAAATTGGGAAAAATTGTTTGATTCAATCAGGTGCTGTAATTGGTAGTGATGGATTTGGTTATGCTAATGAAAAAGATCAGTGGATAAAAATACCTCAATTAGGTTCAGTTATTATTGGTAATAACGTAGAAATTGGTGCCTGTACAACTATTGATCGAGGATCTTTAGAAAATACTATTATTGGTAATGGTGTGATTATTGATAATCAATGTCAAATTGCACATAATGTTAACATTGGAGATCATACAGCTATTGCTGCAGGTGTTACAATGGCTGGAAGTCTAAAAATTGGTCAATATTGTATGATTGGTGGTGCTTCTGTAATCAATGGCCATATTGAACTTTGTGATAGAACAATTATTACAGGCATGGGAATGGTATCTCGTGCTATTAATAAACCAGGAATATACTCTTCTGGTGTTCCAGTACAACCTAATAAGGTGTGGAGAAAAACAGCTACTTTAGTAATGAATATTAATAAAATATATACAATTCTTAAAGCATTGAAACATAAAATATTATCTAAAAATAGTTAAATTATTTACATACTAATGGTACTGTTCATTTCGGCCTGCAGTTTAATCTTGCTTTAAGATTAAAGCAGGCCATATTATTCATATTTTTTTCAATTAAAATCAAGAAGAGTCTTTTCTATGAGTGATAAGCATACTCTGGATATAGAAGAAATTTTAAATTTATTGCCACATCGTTATCCTTTTTTATTAGTTGATCGTGTATTAGATTTTAAAGAAGGTAAATTTTTGCGTGCAATAAAAAATGTATCTGTTAATGAGTTATTTTTTCAAGGACATTTTCCAGGTAAACCTATTTTCCCTGGAGTCTTAATTTTAGAAGCAATGGCTCAAGCTGCTGGAATTTTAGCATTTAAAAGTGTAGGAAATTTAGAGCCTGGCGAACTTTATTATTTTGCAGGTATTGATGAAGCGAGATTTAAAAGACCAGTACAGCCTGGTGATCAAATGATTATTGAGGTTATATTTGATAAAAGTAAAAGAGGATTAACTCGTTTTAAAGGTATAGCAATTGTAGAGGAAAAGATTATATGTGAGGCTATTATGCTATGTGCTCGTAGTCAGGAAGGATGAAAATGAGGGCTGTGATATGATTCATAAAACAGCAATTATTCATCCTTCAACAATAATTGAGGATGGTGCAATTATTGGACCTAACGTACACATTGGACATTTTTGTTATATAGGTTCAAAAGTAAAAATTGGTTCTAATACTATTATTAAGTCTCATGTAGTTGTAGATGGAAATACTAAAATTGGTTCATATAATCAAATATTTCAATTTGTTACTATTGGTGAGATAAATCAAGATTTAAAATACCAAGGTGAAATTACAAGTGTTGAAATTGGAAATTATAATCGTATTCGTGAACATTGTACGATTCATAGAGGTACAATACAGGGTGGAGGATTAACAAAAATTGGAAATGATAATTTATTAATGGTTAATACGCATATTGCACATGATTGTTATTTAGGAAATTATTGTATTATTGCTAATAATGGAACATTAGGTGGACATGTTAAATTAGATGATTATGCTATTATTGGTGGTATGAGTGCAGTACATCAATTTTGTCAAATTGGAACGCATGTTATGGTTGGAGGATGTTCAGGTGTTGCACAAGATATACCACCTTATATAATTGCACAGGGAAATCATGCTACACCTTTTGGTATTAATGCTGAAGGTTTAAAGCGTAGAGGTTTTGATAAA
The window above is part of the Arsenophonus sp. genome. Proteins encoded here:
- the lpxA gene encoding acyl-ACP--UDP-N-acetylglucosamine O-acyltransferase, giving the protein MIHKTAIIHPSTIIEDGAIIGPNVHIGHFCYIGSKVKIGSNTIIKSHVVVDGNTKIGSYNQIFQFVTIGEINQDLKYQGEITSVEIGNYNRIREHCTIHRGTIQGGGLTKIGNDNLLMVNTHIAHDCYLGNYCIIANNGTLGGHVKLDDYAIIGGMSAVHQFCQIGTHVMVGGCSGVAQDIPPYIIAQGNHATPFGINAEGLKRRGFDKASLHAIRNAYKILYRCGKPLEDAKEILIKLGKHNPYVKVLSDFLENSAQSNRGIIR